In Deinococcus roseus, one genomic interval encodes:
- a CDS encoding carbohydrate kinase family protein, giving the protein MNLAQFVSAGEALTDLIQVEPGVWHSKAGGAGWNVARVVARLGLPSAFAGGISQDDFGEDLHQKSVAGDLDLRYLQRHAAAPLLAMVPETNPPRYFFVGNDSADLHFDPHLLPEGWWDEVKTLHFGGISLTRDPLKTTLVNLAEQARSLGKFISFDPNYRITMTAAYRPTFQRMVELSDLIKVSDEDLQGLLPELTAEEALAQIRAWNATAWIMLTEGAKGAVLMTPDGEIFEPAFKITVADTVGAGDASIGALNYSLMTHKDWGIEGHLRYALAAAAVNCTRAGAYAPTREEVQALLEK; this is encoded by the coding sequence ATGAATCTTGCTCAATTTGTGAGTGCGGGTGAAGCGTTAACGGATTTGATTCAGGTGGAGCCTGGAGTGTGGCACTCCAAGGCTGGAGGGGCGGGCTGGAATGTGGCCCGTGTGGTGGCCCGTCTGGGCCTGCCTTCTGCTTTTGCCGGGGGCATTTCTCAGGACGATTTTGGAGAGGATTTGCACCAGAAGAGTGTGGCTGGAGACCTGGATTTGCGTTACTTGCAGCGCCATGCAGCAGCCCCTCTGCTGGCGATGGTGCCTGAAACCAACCCTCCCAGATATTTCTTTGTGGGCAATGACAGTGCGGATTTGCATTTTGACCCTCACCTGCTGCCAGAAGGCTGGTGGGATGAGGTGAAAACCCTGCACTTTGGGGGCATTTCCCTGACCCGCGATCCCCTCAAGACCACCCTGGTGAACCTGGCAGAGCAGGCCAGAAGCCTGGGGAAATTCATCAGTTTTGACCCCAATTACCGCATCACCATGACGGCGGCTTACCGCCCCACCTTTCAGCGCATGGTGGAACTCAGCGACCTGATCAAGGTCTCTGATGAGGATTTGCAGGGTCTGTTGCCTGAATTGACTGCTGAGGAGGCACTGGCCCAGATCCGCGCCTGGAATGCCACTGCCTGGATCATGCTCACCGAGGGGGCAAAAGGTGCGGTTCTGATGACTCCGGATGGGGAGATCTTCGAACCTGCTTTCAAAATCACCGTGGCAGACACTGTGGGTGCGGGAGATGCCAGCATCGGTGCCCTCAATTACTCCCTGATGACCCACAAAGACTGGGGCATTGAAGGCCACCTGCGTTATGCCCTGGCTGCTGCTGCTGTGAACTGCACCAGAGCGGGAGCGTATGCCCCCACACGGGAAGAAGTTCAGGCTTTGCTGGAAAAGTAA